The Nerophis lumbriciformis linkage group LG24, RoL_Nlum_v2.1, whole genome shotgun sequence genome includes a region encoding these proteins:
- the LOC133620628 gene encoding cell division cycle protein 20 homolog B-like, which translates to MDGWMENGSALGNIHHHDPWAPALPVGAVVQQGGVCSLEWSLGDEWLASGSPDGLLHVWDDIMGLAGSHQPVATMQQPSAVKAMGWCPWQRKMIATGGGWKDGKLRIWDTESATCVTSADSNSQICCLRWTDATRRLFTGHGRPHHSAICWEWDLSSLRPRRHLAGHSNRILHVAANPDACQLFTVGADQCFNVWDV; encoded by the exons atggatggatggatggaaaa TGGATCGGCCCTGGGAAACATCCATCATCATGACCCTTGGGCTCCAGCTCTTCCAGTGGGCGCTGTCGTCCAGCAGGGGGGCGTGTGCAGCCTTGAATGGTCACTGGGTGACGAGTGGCTGGCGAGTGGGTCCCCTGATGGCCTCCTGCACGTTTGGGATGACATCATGGGCCTCGCAGGGTCACATCAGCCAGTCGCCACAATGCAGCAACCAAGCGCTGTCAAG GCAATGGGATGGTGTCCATGGCAGAGAAAGATGATTGCCACAGGTGGAGGATGGAAAGACGGGAAGCTTCGGATTTGGGACACGGAGTCAGCGACTTGTGTGACTTCTGCAGACAGCAACTCCCAG ATCTGCTGTCTTCGCTGGACAGACGCCACCAGACGCCTGTTCACGGGGCACGGGCGCCCCCATCACAGTGCCATCTGCTGGGAGTGGGACTTATCTTCACTTAGGCCAAGACGTCACCTAGCTG GTCATTCAAACCGTATCTTGCACGTGGCTGCAAACCCTGATGCTTGCCAGCTGTTTACTGTCGGAGCGGACCAATGCTTTAACGTCTGGGACGTCTGA
- the LOC133620627 gene encoding granzyme A-like — MALLEKKAPSCGGVLIALNWVLTAAHCDGIERVLLGVHDMTKTNKDPCQKRKVKGWFPHHFYDNSSMVNDLMLLKLDGAVKPTKAVNVLPLPSSNKDPLAGSSCMVAGWGWSSNKVKKMSKVLMSVNLTVVDRVKCNSPEYYDFNPIITKDMICAGSDGKKEAGTCLGDSGGPLVCKGNLVGVTSFGSRKCGHLPGVYSFLSAKQLNWIKNVMKKN, encoded by the exons ATGGCTCTGCTGGAGAAGAAAGCGCCATCATGTGGAGGAGTTCTCATCGCTTTAAACTGGGTGCTGACCGCTGCCCACTGTGATGG GATCGAGAGGGTGCTGCTCGGTGTCCACGACATGACAAAGACGAACAAGGATCCCTGCCAGAAAAGAAAGGTCAAAGGCTGGTTTCCTCACCATTTCTACGATAATAGTTCAATGGTCAATGACCTCATGTTGCTTAAG CTGGACGGCGCTGTGAAGCCCACCAAGGCGGTAAATGTTCTGCCGTTGCCGAGCAGCAACAAAGATCCCTTGGCTGGCAGCAGCTGCATGGTGGCCGGGTGGGGGTGGTCCAGCAACAAAGTCAAGAAAAtgtccaaagtcctcatgtccgTCAACCTCACCGTCGTGGACAGAGTCAAGTGCAACTCTCCTGAATACTACGACTTCAACCCCATCATCACCAAGGACATGATATGTGCTGGTTCTGATGGCAAAAAGGAGGCGGGCACCTGCCTG GGGGACTCTGGTGGTCCGCTGGTGTGCAAAGGAAATCTGGTTGGAGTCACTTCGTTTGGATCTCGGAAGTGCGGCCATCTACCTGGAGTGTACTCCTTTCTCTCAGCCAAGCAACTCAACTGGATCAAAAACGTCATGAAGAAAAACTGA